The Siniperca chuatsi isolate FFG_IHB_CAS linkage group LG17, ASM2008510v1, whole genome shotgun sequence genomic sequence TtctggaaaggaagaaagagagaaatatagaTAGGAACCCAGTTAGCAGATATGTAGAGGGAAATTACTCTGAGTGtattaaaatatacactgatgcatcaaaaGTAGATAGTAATAGAGTAGGAGTTGCATTCATAATACCAGATTTAAATGtagtgtcaaataaaagagtTAGTAACAACCTTTCAGTATTTACAGAGGAAATGTTGGCTATTATTTTAGCCCTTGAGTGGACAGAAAGCGTCAAACCAGGCAAAGTTTTAATAGGTTCAGATTCTAGGAGTGCATTAACCAGTTTCAAGAGTATACAGGCAGAAGCAAGACAGGACATTATGCTGGAAATAACCCAAACTATCTTCAGAATTATGGAATACAGGAGTAATAGTGAAATTCATATGGATTCCAGCATGTATAGGGGTAGAGGGAAATGAACTGgcagacaaatatgcaaaagatgcaactaagaaagtagaagtaaatatgacagtaaattatCGTAAGGCTGAAGTTAAAAGCATAATCAAAGTAGAAATCGAAAAGAAATGGCAGGAAATTTGGAATATGGAAACTCAAGGTAGACATTACTGTATTATCCAAAAGAAAGTAGGTAGAGGCAAGTAGAAATGAAGGAAACTagtagaacaaaaaaagaagaagacattatCTCGAGAATGAGGTTTGGGTATACTGGtcttaataacacattttagatAATTGGTAAACATGGGACTGGTATGTGTGAGTATTGTAATATACAGGAAACAGTGGAACATGTAATTATCAATTGTCCTAGGTACCCGCAGGAAAGACAGATGCTAAAAAACAGACTGGGAAGAGATTGCATCAAGTTTGGAATGTTACTTCAACTGAACTCAGGACATGTGGGGCACAgggcaatatttagttttttgtaaaaGACAAGTCTTAGAAGAAGACCATTCAGATCCAAACTCCAtttcagaaggtggcggtaatgcgccAAGCTatttgccaaccgccataaaatttcaaaagaagaagaagaagaagaagaagaagaagaagaagaagaagaagaagaagaagaagaagcagcgaGGCTCATCAGCCAATGAACTTTAACCAGGAAGGTTACAGACCGTTACACGGAAATTACGTTGATCCGCTGCTGCGTCAACGTGCCAAGGTTAGTGAAGACTAGTGAACTAAAGTAACGTCATTATCAAAATATTAGAGAGATAAGCACCACACGGACTTTATTTTCCTAACAAACGTAACAGGTGCAGGTAACGTTATAACTTTAGAGTGACACTGCTCGGAATGTAACGTTAATGTTACTGTTAAGTTACAACAAGGTAACGTTAGCCTGTTACGAGCTGTTTCGTAAAATGACTTTTACGCAGTAACGTTAGTTAAACTACATAATTCAATATGTAGAGACAGATCTTAATGTTAGCtattatttcattgtttcagaTGCTGTGTCAAGTTCGTACGAGCCCTGTTTCTCGCCCTTGTCTGGTTAAGTTCACGGTTGGCCGACGACATGCCAAACTCCATAACAAATTTGACCATGTAATTGTTCTTGCTTATGTACAAAGAAAACCATACGGCGTCAGACATAAATAAATGCCCTTTCTGAATCGAGGAGAACCGCTTTTCATTTCGGCTTAGAAGCAACACACGAACAATTGCATATTATCATAGAATTTTAACTTGTAGCtagttaaatgtttaatgatgCTAACGTTACATTTCCCTCGAAAGACCGTAGCGTCAACGTTGCTAGTTACATAAACGTTACATTAAAGGCTAACACCACGTTGGCATTGCTAGTTACTTAGggtcttgtcttttttttaattttttttttttttacttaaacttTTGGACTGTTTTGCTCTGGGCCTGCTCGTTGGACAGACAGGCCTTGATGTCTGGTGTCTTCCGTGTGGCATGGATACCTTACGAAAATATTGCAGATACCTGTATGGGTTGCGTTATTGCCCATTTCAGACATCTCAATTATCACCACAATTTATAGAAAATACTGCAAAATTAGTTTCATGACTAATGCAGACTATTATTATCTCACTAGTTTGATTTgatgatttaaaatgtgaaaaacgtTTCCTCAACAGGGTTCTTTCCcctgtgattttaaaatgttattttaaagtgAGAAGAAGTGCTTGTCACATTTTAAATCTCTAAAACTAGTGAGGTATGGTAATATTTCGAAtatcctttttttgtgtgtgaatagtTCTTCACTTTTCCCTCCTACTATAATACTGTAATTATCCTGTAATGTAAGCTAAAATGCACTTACAACttcataatttttttcccctatGAAGCACCTGGGAGCCAAAGCGGTGTGCTGTCATGTGGCCTCTAGTTTGGACAGCGGTACGGACCTATGCCCCTTATGTCACCTTCCCTGTGGCCTTTGTGGTGGGAGCAGTGGGCTACCACCTGGAGTGGTTTGTCAGGGGGACCCCTAAACCTCGAGAGGAGAAGGGCATCCTGGagctgagggaggagagaaagctGCAGGAACAAGTGGGCATGGACAGCACCCAGGTGCTTAGCCTGAAAGAGAAACTGGAGTTCACACCTAGAGCAGCTCTGAACAGGAACCGCCCTGAAAAGAGCTAACCCGTGTTGGTGGGAGAGACTCGCGGTTGCCCTTTCTCAGCAGGAGAATAGTGCATTGGGAGCAAAGGGGTGAACCAGAAGGCAAAAACACCCATTCTTCCCATTCACCTCAGACATACCCTCACTGCTGGCCACCCAAAAGCATCAGCTTGCCTGTGTAAATATCAGACACTAGCTAGCTAGAGGGTAATGAAAAACATACTTTGTCTTTTATCAAGTCAAATATAGCTTAT encodes the following:
- the smim12 gene encoding small integral membrane protein 12; its protein translation is MWPLVWTAVRTYAPYVTFPVAFVVGAVGYHLEWFVRGTPKPREEKGILELREERKLQEQVGMDSTQVLSLKEKLEFTPRAALNRNRPEKS